One Candidatus Binatota bacterium genomic region harbors:
- a CDS encoding 3'-5' exonuclease, with translation MRNSSAMPCPMPRLPPVMMATLPSSVTSKVACPPEPTICQCSEASASRRTATCQGLPLGRTLRHNDCMAAWRQKNRSPAGALLRARLRDKRVAIRPAVFVDIEATGMDPAEGDRMVEIAVVDDSGHVLLDSLVDPGRGMPDRAVNIHGISRAMLRDAPTLDELWPEIYRLTVERQVVFFDADADTRFFPGELAWARRVDCAMLGFARSQRVWDAHHGNWRRQGLDFAARHIGYRWRGPHHRALPDALACRAVWRWLQRQPTTAVHASPTVISART, from the coding sequence ATGAGGAACTCCTCTGCGATGCCCTGCCCTATGCCGCGGCTGCCGCCGGTTATGATGGCCACCTTACCTTCCAGTGTTACGTCCAAAGTTGCTTGTCCTCCCGAACCGACAATCTGCCAATGTTCCGAGGCCAGCGCCAGCAGGCGCACAGCTACCTGCCAAGGCTTGCCGTTAGGCCGCACGTTGCGGCACAATGATTGTATGGCGGCGTGGCGACAGAAAAACAGGTCGCCCGCCGGTGCACTGCTACGAGCCCGCCTGCGCGACAAGCGCGTAGCGATCCGCCCCGCCGTATTTGTCGACATAGAGGCCACCGGCATGGACCCTGCCGAGGGCGACCGCATGGTCGAGATCGCGGTGGTCGACGACTCGGGCCACGTGCTGCTCGACAGCCTGGTTGACCCCGGCCGCGGCATGCCCGATCGCGCGGTCAACATTCACGGTATCAGCCGAGCCATGCTGCGCGACGCACCTACGCTCGACGAGCTGTGGCCCGAGATCTATCGACTCACCGTGGAGCGGCAGGTTGTTTTCTTTGACGCCGACGCCGATACGCGATTTTTTCCAGGCGAGCTCGCCTGGGCGCGACGCGTTGACTGCGCCATGCTCGGCTTCGCCCGTTCGCAACGGGTGTGGGACGCCCACCACGGCAACTGGCGCCGCCAGGGACTCGACTTCGCCGCGCGCCACATCGGCTATCGCTGGCGCGGGCCGCACCACCGCGCCCTGCCCGACGCACTCGCCTGCCGGGCGGTGTGGCGCTGGTTGCAGCGG
- a CDS encoding SDR family oxidoreductase has translation MSTNTAGRIATRLSRRRARSSAPAGDLFFCRHAAIQSLCRNVRPNGKPWQVAVRLLALASEHWQIVGSGGQATLDVTLEGKVAIITGGSRGIGQGIAEEFLMSGARAVVVTTRRQENADAACEAIAEAVGADAAARLQAVVARADSADDAHTTVAAVVAEHGSCDILVNNAGTNPAPGHMGEVDLAAVDKTWAVNQRGPLAWAQAAWQGWMKEHGGVIINTASVGGLMPGPYIGAYNVSKAALIHLTRQMAMDMAPTVRVNAVAPAVVKTRLSEMLWSTNEQAAIDQHPLKRLGTPGDVANAVTFLASDRASWITGITMPIDGGVSGCGGGG, from the coding sequence ATGTCGACAAATACGGCGGGGCGGATCGCTACGCGCTTGTCGCGCAGGCGGGCTCGTAGCAGTGCACCGGCGGGCGACCTGTTTTTCTGTCGCCACGCCGCCATACAATCATTGTGCCGCAACGTGCGGCCTAACGGCAAGCCTTGGCAGGTAGCTGTGCGCCTGCTGGCGCTGGCCTCGGAACATTGGCAGATTGTCGGTTCGGGAGGACAAGCAACTTTGGACGTAACACTGGAAGGTAAGGTGGCCATCATAACCGGCGGCAGCCGCGGCATAGGGCAGGGCATCGCAGAGGAGTTCCTCATGTCGGGTGCGCGGGCGGTGGTGGTGACCACGCGCCGGCAGGAAAACGCCGACGCGGCTTGCGAGGCCATTGCCGAGGCTGTTGGCGCTGACGCCGCGGCCCGCCTGCAGGCCGTGGTCGCCCGCGCCGACTCGGCCGACGATGCCCACACTACTGTTGCGGCCGTGGTGGCCGAGCATGGCTCCTGCGACATCCTGGTCAACAACGCCGGCACCAATCCAGCGCCCGGTCACATGGGCGAGGTAGACCTCGCGGCCGTAGACAAGACCTGGGCCGTCAACCAGCGCGGGCCCCTGGCCTGGGCCCAGGCCGCGTGGCAGGGCTGGATGAAAGAACACGGCGGCGTCATCATCAACACCGCCAGCGTGGGCGGCCTCATGCCCGGCCCGTACATAGGCGCCTACAACGTTTCGAAGGCCGCGCTGATACACCTGACCCGGCAGATGGCCATGGACATGGCTCCCACGGTGCGGGTGAACGCCGTGGCGCCGGCCGTCGTAAAGACGCGCCTGTCGGAGATGCTGTGGTCCACCAACGAGCAGGCCGCCATAGACCAGCACCCGCTCAAGCGCCTGGGCACACCCGGGGACGTGGCCAACGCGGTAACCTTCCTGGCTTCGGATCGCGCTTCGTGGATAACCGGCATCACCATGCCCATAGATGGCGGCGTGTCGGGTTGCGGCGGCGGGGGCTGA
- a CDS encoding enoyl-CoA hydratase/isomerase family protein, translating into MTDTQDKPALIVERQGAVVTLINNDAPRNRMSLAYMDELEEQVAALAEDRSVRAVVFSAAGEENFSVGMNLKELPDGIKKMGGPEALFDQRLRVLAAIEQMPKPTIALLYGYCLGGGLELPLACHFRLAAEEGARIGLPEMDLGTVPAWGGSARLVRCVGRMHALDMILRAKKVSGPEALRMGLVNELWPVAELKQRGAELAAELSAMPPLAVAGVLKAVVGSGEEPLAEGLAAERRAVMATFGTRDMAEGMAAFMEKRKPTFTGE; encoded by the coding sequence ATGACCGATACACAAGACAAGCCGGCGTTGATCGTTGAGCGCCAGGGCGCGGTGGTCACACTGATCAACAACGACGCGCCCCGTAACCGCATGAGCCTGGCTTACATGGATGAGCTCGAGGAGCAGGTGGCCGCGCTCGCCGAGGACAGGTCAGTCAGGGCGGTGGTGTTCTCGGCCGCCGGCGAAGAGAATTTTTCGGTTGGCATGAATCTCAAGGAACTGCCCGACGGCATCAAGAAGATGGGCGGCCCCGAGGCGCTTTTTGATCAGCGCCTGCGAGTGCTGGCCGCCATAGAGCAGATGCCCAAGCCCACCATCGCGCTGCTCTACGGCTATTGCCTGGGCGGCGGCCTCGAGCTGCCGCTGGCCTGTCACTTCAGGCTGGCCGCCGAAGAGGGCGCCAGGATAGGGCTGCCCGAGATGGATCTTGGCACGGTGCCGGCCTGGGGAGGAAGCGCGCGCCTTGTGCGCTGCGTGGGCCGCATGCACGCGCTCGACATGATACTGCGGGCAAAGAAGGTCTCCGGACCCGAGGCCCTGCGCATGGGCCTGGTAAACGAGCTGTGGCCCGTAGCCGAGCTCAAGCAGCGTGGAGCCGAACTTGCGGCCGAGCTCTCAGCCATGCCGCCGCTGGCGGTGGCGGGTGTGCTCAAGGCCGTGGTGGGATCGGGCGAAGAGCCGCTGGCCGAGGGTCTGGCCGCCGAGCGTCGTGCGGTGATGGCAACCTTCGGCACGCGTGATATGGCCGAGGGCATGGCCGCATTCATGGAGAAACGTAA